Part of the Georgenia sp. TF02-10 genome, GGGGATCCCGGCGAGCGCCTCCACGCCCATCCAGCCCTCGGCGACGGCGGTGGTCACCACGTCCTCCCACGGCTGGCCGGCGGGGACGGTGAGGCTGGCGCCCGCGCAGGAGGAGTCGGCGACGGCGTCCAGGCCGCGGCGGGCGTCCCGGACGACGACCCCGGGGAAGCCGGCGTCGGCGACCAGGAGGTTCGACCCGCCGCCGAGCACGAGCAGCGGGGTGCCGGCGTCGTCCGCGGCGCGCACCGCCTCGATCAGCTCGGCCTCGGTGCCGGCCTCGACGTAGGTGCCGGCCGGCCCGCCCACCCGCAGGGTGGTCAGCGCGGCGAGGGCGAGCGCGGCGCCGTCGGGTGCGGGGGCGCCGTCGCCACGCTCGTGCGCGGGCGCGGCGGCGGCGGTGGGTGGGGTGGACACCGGACCAGGCTACGACCGGCGCCGGGCACCGGCCCGTCCCGGCGCCTGCCCGCCCGCCCCCAGCGGCCGGGCGGCCGGGACGAGCAGCAGGCTGAGGACGAGCGGGACGACGATGGCCAGCAGGGCGTGGCGGTAGCCGACGTGCTCGGCGAGCAGGCCGAGCAGCGGCGGCCCGGCGAGGAACGCCGTGTAGCCGATGGAGGACACCACTGACACCCGGGCGGCGGCCCGGAGCGGGTCGTCCGAGGCGGCCGACATCCCGACCGGGAAGCCGAGCGCGGCGCCCAGCCCCCACAGCCCGGCCCCGACGAGGGCGAGCCACAGGTTCGGGGCGAGCCCGAAGAGGAGGAGCCCGCCGAGGGCCAGCGCGCTGCACAGCCGCAGCACCACGACCCGCCCGTAGCGCTCGAGCAGCCCGGTGCCGAGCAGCCGCATCACGGTCATGGTGGTGACGAAGAGCCCGAACGCGGCGGCCCCGACGGCGTCCGTCTGCTCGAAGCCGTCCACGACGGCGAGGGCGAGCCAGTCGTTGGCGGCGCCCTCGGTCAGCGCGGCGGCGAGGACGACCAGCCCGATGAGCAGGGTGCGGCCCTCGCCCCAGGCGGACAGGGCGGTGCGCAGCCCGTGCCGGCGGCCCTCGCCGGCCGGCGCCTGCCCACCGGGCAGGAACCCGCGGACGCCGAGCAGCACCCCGACCAGGATCAGCGCCAGCATGGCGAGCAGGTGCGCGGTGACCGAGACTCCGCCGTACGCGGCGACGGCGCCCACGCCCGCGCCGAGGACCGTGCCGAGGGAGAACCCGGCGTGGAAGCGGGGCATGATCGCCCGGCCGAGGGCCTGCTCCACGACCGTGCCCTGCAGGTTCATCGCCACGTCCCAGGCGGCGATGCCGATCTGCGCCAGGAACAGGGCGGGGGCCAGCAGGGCCACCTGCCCGGTGCCGACGGCGACGGCGACCACGGCGAAGGCGGTGACGTTCAGCACAGCCGCGGCCACCACGGTGCGGGCGGTGCCCAGGCGCTGGACGACGGCGCCGGTCAGCGGCAGGGCGATGACCGAGCCCAGGGAGCCGACGAGCAGCAGCACCCCGAGCCGGGCCGGGCTCAGGCCGAGGGCGTCGCGCACGGCCGGCAGGCGGGAGACCCAGCTGGCGAAGACGAGGCCGTTGAGGACGAAGATGGCGAACGTCGCCCAGGCCGCCCGGTCGGCGGCGCGCCGGTCGGGCACGGCCGGGCCGGGCGCCGTCGGCCGGCGCGGTGCGTCCCCGGTCATGCCAGCCGCACCAGGGCGCGTGCCTTGGTCAGCACGGCGACGCCGGCGCAGGTGACCGTCAGGTCCACCCGCACCGACCCGGCGCCGACGTCCACGCTGCCGACGGTGCCGACCACCTCGACTGCGGCCGCGCCGGGGTCGGGGACCACCACCGGCCGGGCGAACCGGGCGCCGAGGTCCAGCACGGCGCCCGGGTCGCCGGCCCAGGCCTCCACCGCGGCCCCGGCCAGGCCCAGGGTGGCCATGCCGTGGGCGATGACGCCGGGCAGGCCGGCGTCGTGGGCGGCGCGGTCGTTGTAGTGGATGGGGTTGAAGTCCCCGCTGGCGCCGGCGTAGCGGACCAGCCGGTCGCGGTCGACGTCGTAGCCGCGGCGGAACAGCTCCTGGCCGACCTCCAGGTCGGCGAGCACGGGGCGGACGGGCGCGCTCATCCGTCGGCCTCCGGCATGTCGCCCTCCCGGACGGCGAGGGTGGAGACCACGGTGGACACCGGCGCGTCCGCCTCGT contains:
- a CDS encoding MFS transporter, coding for MTGDAPRRPTAPGPAVPDRRAADRAAWATFAIFVLNGLVFASWVSRLPAVRDALGLSPARLGVLLLVGSLGSVIALPLTGAVVQRLGTARTVVAAAVLNVTAFAVVAVAVGTGQVALLAPALFLAQIGIAAWDVAMNLQGTVVEQALGRAIMPRFHAGFSLGTVLGAGVGAVAAYGGVSVTAHLLAMLALILVGVLLGVRGFLPGGQAPAGEGRRHGLRTALSAWGEGRTLLIGLVVLAAALTEGAANDWLALAVVDGFEQTDAVGAAAFGLFVTTMTVMRLLGTGLLERYGRVVVLRLCSALALGGLLLFGLAPNLWLALVGAGLWGLGAALGFPVGMSAASDDPLRAAARVSVVSSIGYTAFLAGPPLLGLLAEHVGYRHALLAIVVPLVLSLLLVPAARPLGAGGQAPGRAGARRRS
- a CDS encoding MaoC/PaaZ C-terminal domain-containing protein, which translates into the protein MSAPVRPVLADLEVGQELFRRGYDVDRDRLVRYAGASGDFNPIHYNDRAAHDAGLPGVIAHGMATLGLAGAAVEAWAGDPGAVLDLGARFARPVVVPDPGAAAVEVVGTVGSVDVGAGSVRVDLTVTCAGVAVLTKARALVRLA